A single Triticum dicoccoides isolate Atlit2015 ecotype Zavitan chromosome 2A, WEW_v2.0, whole genome shotgun sequence DNA region contains:
- the LOC119352776 gene encoding 7-deoxyloganetin glucosyltransferase-like has protein sequence MDATTTNKKPHAVFVPFPAQGHITPMMKLAKIFHRKGFHVTFVNTEYNHRRLVRSRGPDAVAGLPDFRFATIPDGLPPSDADTTQDMPSLCYSIMTHCLPHLRNLLHDLNSLPGAPLVSCVVADGVMSFSMDAAVELGVPCLVFWTASVCGFMGYRNFRFLLDEGLTPLKDEEQVKNAYLDTQVTEARGMSKHMRLRDFPSFIRTTDRGDVLFNFLLHEVEQSDRATAVILNTIDELEKVALDAMCSILPMPVYTIGPLNFLTEQLVSEGDAGGTLAAIRPNLWREDRSCLEWLQGREPRSVVYVNYGSITTMSGQELVEFAWGLANCGYDFLWIVRNDLVKGDTAVLPSEFQEATKGRCLLASWCEQEAVLRHEAVGAFLTHCGWNSMMEGLSAGVPMLCWPFFAEQQTNSRYACVDWCVGMEIGNDVRREVVEARLREVMGGEGVGKEMRQKAAEWSKIAVRATTKPGGRSLANLESMFKDVLLTATKNVA, from the exons ATGGATGCTACTACCACGAACAAGAAGCCCCACGCCGTGTTTGTGCCGTTCCCGGCTCAGGGGCACATCACGCCGATGATGAAGCTGGCAAAGATCTTCCACCGCAAGGGCTTCCACGTCACCTTCGTCAACACCGAGTATAACCACCGCCGCCTCGTCCGTTCCCGCGGTCCTGACGCCGTGGCGGGCCTCCCGGACTTCCGCTTTGCCACCATACCGGACGGCCTGCCCCCGTCGGACGCCGACACCACGCAGGACATGCCATCCCTCTGCTATTCCATCATGACCCACTGCCTCCCCCATCTAAGGAACCTGCTCCACGACCTCAACAGTCTGCCTGGGGCGCCGCTGGTGAGCTGCGTTGTGGCGGACGGCGTCATGAGCTTTAGCATGGATGCCGCGGTGGAACTCGGCGTGCCGTGTCTGGTGTTCTGGACTGCCAGTGTGTGCGGTTTCATGGGCTACCGCAACTTCCGGTTCCTCCTAGACGAGGGCCTCACCCCTCTCAAAG ACGAAGAGCAAGTGAAGAACGCGTACTTGGACACGCAGGTGACGGAGGCACGCGGGATGAGCAAACACATGCGCCTCCGTGACTTCCCTTCCTTCATCCGCACGACGGACCGTGGCGACGTGCTGTTCAACTTCCTGCTGCACGAGGTCGAGCAGTCGGACCGCGCGACCGCCGTCATCCTCAACACCATTGACGAGCTCGAGAAGGTGGCCCTCGACGCCATGTGTTCCATCCTCCCTATGCCCGTCTACACCATCGGCCCGCTTAACTTCCTCACTGAGCAGCTGGTCTCGGAAGGCGATGCTGGCGGCACGCTCGCCGCCATACGCCCCAACCTCTGGAGAGAAGACCGATCCTGCCTCGAATGGCTTCAGGGTAGGGAGCCCCGATCCGTGGTGTATGTCAACTATGGAAGCATAACCACCATGTCTGGGCAGGAGCTGGTGGAGTTTGCGTGGGGGCTTGCCAATTGCGGCTACGACTTCCTCTGGATCGTGAGAAATGACCTGGTAAAGGGCGATACAGCTGTGCTGCCTTCTGAGTTTCAGGAGGCGACCAAGGGTAGGTGCCTTCTTGCAAGCTGGTGCGAGCAGGAGGCGGTGTTGCGGCACGAGGCAGTGGGTGCCTTCTTGACGCACTGTGGGTGGAACTCGATGATGGAAGGCCTTAGTGCGGGGGTGCCAATGTTGTGTTGGCCCTTCTTCGCCGAGCAGCAAACCAATTCCCGTTACGCGTGTGTGGATTGGTGCGTTGGGATGGAAATTGGCAATGATGTGCGCCGGGAGGTGGTCGAGGCAAGGTTACGGGAGGTGATGGGAGGAGAAGGGGTGGGAAAAGAAATGAGGCAAAAGGCGGCGGAATGGAGCAAGATAGCCGTTCGTGCGACGACAAAACCTGGTGGCAGGTCGTTGGCCAACCTTGAGAGTATGTTCAAGGATGTACTACTGACCGCCACTAAGAATGTTGCGTAG
- the LOC119352778 gene encoding 7-deoxyloganetin glucosyltransferase-like, with product MSAFPGDDMGATLADEKPHVVCVPFPSQGHITPMMKLAKVLHRKGFHITFVNTEYNQRRLVRSRGPDAITGLPDFRFATIPDGMPLSDADATQDPESLCYSTMTTCLPHLKNLLHDLNNKSGTPLVRCVVADGLMSLSVDAVVEIGVPCALFWTASACGYMGYHNFRFLIDEGLTPLKDKEQVTNGYMDTPVTHACGMSKHMRLRDFPSFIRTTNRGDVLLNFMIHQLEQSSRATAIIVNTFDELEQPALDAMCTMLPLPIYTIGPLNFLTEQLVPDGDDSDTLAAICCNLWREDRSCLEWLQGREPRSVVYVNFGSITTMSSQELVEFAWGLANCGYDFLWIVRNDLVKGDVAVLPPEFQEATKGRCLLASWCDQEAVLHHEAVGAFLTHCGWNSMMEGLSAGVPMLCWPFFAEQQTNSRYVFVEWGVGMEVGDDVRREVVEERIREVMGVGEAGREMRRKAVEWSEIAVRATAQPGGRSLANLESLLQDVLLSAGKNVG from the exons ATGTCTGCCTTTCCGGGCGACGACATGGGTGCTACATTGGCCGATGAGAAGCCCCACGTGGTGTGCGTGCCTTTCCCGTCGCAGGGGCACATAACGCCGATGATGAAGCTGGCTAAGGTCCTTCACCGCAAGGGCTTCCACATCACCTTCGTCAACACTGAGTACAACCAACGCCGCCTCGTCCGCTCCCGCGGCCCTGACGCCATAACCGGCCTCCCGGACTTCCGCTTCGCCACCATTCCGGACGGCATGCCCTTGTCTGACGCCGATGCCACGCAAGACCCGGAATCCCTTTGCTATTCCACCATGACCACCTGCCTCCCCCACCTAAAGAACCTGCTCCATGACCTCAACAATAAATCCGGGACGCCGCTGGTAAGGTGCGTCGTGGCGGACGGCCTCATGAGCCTTAGCGTTGATGCTGTGGTGGAGATCGGCGTTCCTTGCGCGCTGTTCTGGACTGCCAGCGCCTGCGGCTACATGGGCTACCACAACTTTAGGTTTCTCATAGATGAGGGCCTTACTCCTCTCAAAG ATAAAGAGCAGGTGACGAACGGGTACATGGACACGCCCGTGACACATGCTTGTGGTATGAGCAAGCACATGCGTCTCCGAGACTTCCCGTCTTTCATCCGCACCACGAACCGCGGCGACGTCCTGCTCAACTTCATGATACACCAGCTAGAGCAGTCGAGCCGCGCGACCGCCATTATTGTTAACACCTTTGACGAGCTAGAGCAGCCGGCATTGGACGCTATGTGCACCATGCTTCCCCTACCAATCTACACTATCGGCCCGCTAAACTTCCTCACCGAGCAGCTGGTCCCCGATGGCGATGACAGCGACACACTCGCCGCGATATGCTGCAACCTCTGGAGAGAAGATAGGTCCTGCCTCGAGTGGCTCCAAGGCAGGGAGCCTCGGTCTGTGGTGTACGTCAACTTTGGTAGCATCACCACCATGTCCAGCCAAGAGCTCGTGGAGTTTGCATGGGGGCTGGCCAACTGTGGCTATGACTTCCTGTGGATCGTGAGGAATGACCTCGTAAAGGGCGATGTTGCTGTGCTGCCTCCAGAGTTCCAAGAGGCGACCAAGGGCAGGTGCCTCCTGGCGAGCTGGTGCGACCAGGAGGCGGTGCTGCATCATGAGGCGGTGGGCGCCTTCCTTACACACTGCGGGTGGAACTCGATGATGGAGGGGCTCAGCGCAGGGGTGCCAATGCTGTGTTGGCCCTTCTTCGCGGAGCAGCAAACCAATTCGCGCTACGTGTTCGTGGAGTGGGGTGTCGGGATGGAGGTCGGCGACGACGTGCGCCGGGAGGTGGTCGAGGAGAGGATACGAGAAGTGATGGGAGTAGGAGAGGCAGGGAGGGAGATGAGACGGAAGGCGGTGGAGTGGAGTGAGATCGCCGTTCGCGCAACCGCACAACCTGGTGGCAGGTCGTTGGCCAACCTTGAGAGTCTGCTCCAGGATGTACTATTGAGTGCAGGTAAGAATGTTGGCTAG